A genomic stretch from Leptotrichia sp. HSP-536 includes:
- a CDS encoding GNAT family acetyltransferase, with protein sequence MDLKKENLKDFILTLNQKDINELMAKSEKEEDKIFYNKLFNLILETKQNELIKKGVF encoded by the coding sequence GTGGATTTAAAAAAAGAAAATTTAAAAGATTTTATATTGACATTAAATCAAAAAGACATTAATGAGTTGATGGCAAAATCTGAAAAAGAAGAAGATAAAATTTTTTATAATAAGTTATTTAATTTAATTTTAGAAACAAAGCAGAATGAATTAATAAAAAAAGGTGTATTTTAA
- a CDS encoding zeta toxin family protein, whose amino-acid sequence MKKVLYIFAGVNGAGKSTLYNSENLDNEIKYSTRINTDEIVRKIGDWKNNSDQIKAAKIAINLRNDCLQHGKSFNEETTLNGKTILKTIDKAKELGYELQLFYVGVASPELAKERIRNRVEKGGHNIADEIVEKRYYESLKNLKQVITKFDEVYLYDNSIKYKNIFSFINNKILYKDKSLNWSKEAIEVIENNK is encoded by the coding sequence ATGAAAAAAGTTTTATATATTTTTGCGGGAGTAAACGGAGCAGGGAAGTCAACTTTATATAATTCCGAAAATTTAGATAATGAGATAAAATACAGTACGAGAATTAATACAGATGAAATTGTTAGAAAAATCGGAGATTGGAAGAATAATTCCGATCAAATAAAAGCGGCGAAAATAGCAATAAATTTGAGAAATGACTGCCTGCAGCATGGAAAATCGTTTAATGAAGAAACAACTCTAAATGGAAAAACGATTTTAAAAACTATTGATAAAGCAAAAGAATTAGGTTATGAATTACAATTATTCTATGTTGGTGTCGCTAGTCCTGAACTAGCAAAAGAAAGAATAAGAAATAGAGTAGAAAAAGGCGGTCATAATATAGCTGATGAAATAGTTGAAAAAAGATATTATGAATCTTTAAAAAATTTAAAACAAGTAATTACAAAGTTTGATGAAGTTTACCTATATGATAATTCTATAAAATATAAAAATATTTTTTCATTTATAAATAATAAAATTTTATATAAAGATAAAAGTTTAAATTGGTCTAAAGAGGCTATAGAAGTAATTGAAAATAATAAATAA
- a CDS encoding helix-turn-helix transcriptional regulator, translating into MQIDRLFQIVLILLNKKTITAKKLSEHFNVSIRTIYRDIEALSFAGIPIYSLRGKNGGIKLLESYVLDKSLLSSKEQNEILYALESLKASNYPNVDEVLKKLNLIFNKSSNYWIEVDFSRYGSNDNTLFNNIKKAILNSQAVKFTYFNTNGETSQRTVNPLKIWFKEKAWYLFAYCQKKNEIRQFKINRIKNLTLTNEYFERRSINYNINSNDNDISKKIVKIIVEVDKSQAYRVYDEFSEENISKAENGNFKVIMENYENEWLYGYLLSFGEHLKIIAPERIKNILSHKIEQMKKNYL; encoded by the coding sequence ATGCAGATAGACAGATTATTCCAAATAGTTCTCATATTGCTAAATAAAAAAACTATAACTGCAAAAAAATTATCTGAACATTTTAATGTATCAATCCGAACAATATACAGAGATATAGAAGCTTTGAGCTTTGCTGGTATTCCAATTTATTCATTAAGAGGAAAAAATGGCGGAATTAAATTATTAGAAAGTTATGTTCTGGATAAATCCCTACTTTCTTCAAAAGAACAAAATGAGATTCTTTATGCTTTAGAAAGTTTAAAGGCTTCTAATTATCCAAATGTTGATGAAGTACTAAAAAAATTAAACCTTATTTTTAACAAGTCTTCAAATTACTGGATAGAGGTTGATTTTTCCAGATACGGCTCTAACGATAACACTTTATTTAACAATATAAAAAAGGCTATATTAAACAGTCAGGCAGTAAAATTTACTTATTTCAATACTAATGGTGAAACTTCACAAAGAACTGTCAATCCACTAAAAATCTGGTTCAAGGAAAAAGCCTGGTACTTATTCGCTTACTGTCAAAAAAAGAATGAGATCAGGCAATTCAAAATAAACAGAATAAAAAATTTAACTTTAACAAATGAATATTTTGAAAGAAGATCGATAAATTATAATATAAATAGCAACGACAATGATATTTCTAAAAAAATTGTAAAAATAATTGTAGAAGTAGATAAATCACAGGCATATCGTGTTTATGATGAATTTTCAGAAGAAAATATAAGCAAGGCAGAAAATGGAAATTTTAAAGTAATAATGGAAAATTATGAAAATGAATGGCTTTATGGATATTTGCTTTCTTTTGGGGAACATTTAAAAATTATAGCTCCTGAAAGAATAAAAAATATTTTATCACATAAAATTGAACAAATGAAAAAAAATTATCTATAA
- a CDS encoding zinc ribbon domain-containing protein gives MFQKSEKNIKKKKRYNKKLFIFPVIVWIIGFILFLINFKLTKEFDNRFGITGCLVLGLGTSLFANASVKEHYRLKLKTGFPLYMTFLTNSIVEDYDQLTSNMSSFKESYSEFMNADINKSNSKMQDYATQMLWHRIYLQKKRMEKLGVQMELEGSRVSYSKEPVRSVNYFDGRYDVSDVYEEIYAVKTFWHKNRDIKRIYNKEVAHYTFLSAKKDRDKDKVICPSCGNASSRSNLIDGCDFCGTKFTIEDLDDRVASFGFRRDLDTVNDKYDMSSLLFLFSWLLMTLFYMGFFIAFIYPLNGANLFLNLVTGLVYAVLLTFCGDIILLLLMFITPLIIPLILIFGGCFRFLSFLYSKFVYFPKEIQDLKKKITKEVRKSDPLFSIESFFGGVQNKLYAIHFADTKNQVNAFSDLELSSNLLEKYEKVVDIETVSLSMTSYRIEEGVQIATVIAYLLLRKFENNKIKTKKEFLKIQLEKSEHCKTQAVCGPSILKCKKCGGNLSLLEGKICKFCGNELDMREHDWIITKYDSMDKWKNHQ, from the coding sequence ATGTTTCAAAAATCTGAAAAAAATATTAAGAAAAAGAAAAGGTATAATAAGAAATTATTTATTTTTCCTGTAATTGTTTGGATTATAGGATTTATACTTTTTCTTATTAATTTTAAATTAACGAAAGAGTTTGACAATAGATTTGGAATTACAGGATGTTTAGTGCTTGGCTTAGGAACGTCTTTATTTGCTAATGCTTCAGTTAAAGAACACTATCGTTTAAAGTTGAAAACAGGTTTCCCGCTATATATGACTTTTCTAACAAACTCTATTGTAGAAGACTATGATCAGTTAACAAGTAATATGAGTTCATTTAAAGAATCTTACAGTGAGTTTATGAATGCCGACATTAATAAAAGTAACAGCAAAATGCAGGATTATGCCACACAAATGTTATGGCACCGCATTTACCTTCAAAAAAAACGTATGGAAAAACTAGGTGTACAGATGGAATTGGAAGGCAGCAGAGTTTCCTATTCGAAAGAGCCAGTTCGTTCTGTTAATTATTTCGATGGCAGATATGATGTTAGTGATGTCTACGAAGAAATCTATGCAGTAAAAACTTTTTGGCATAAAAATCGTGATATTAAAAGAATTTATAATAAGGAAGTTGCACATTATACATTTTTATCTGCCAAAAAAGATAGAGATAAAGATAAAGTAATATGTCCAAGTTGTGGAAATGCATCGTCTAGAAGTAATTTAATTGACGGCTGTGATTTTTGTGGAACAAAATTTACTATTGAAGATTTAGATGATAGGGTAGCCAGTTTTGGATTCCGACGGGATTTAGATACAGTCAACGATAAATATGACATGTCATCTCTGTTATTCCTTTTTTCATGGCTTTTAATGACACTTTTTTATATGGGATTTTTTATAGCTTTTATTTATCCTTTGAATGGTGCAAATCTTTTTTTAAACCTTGTTACAGGATTAGTGTATGCAGTTTTATTAACATTTTGTGGAGATATTATTTTACTATTATTAATGTTCATTACGCCTCTTATTATTCCACTTATTCTTATTTTTGGTGGATGTTTCCGCTTCTTAAGCTTTTTATATTCCAAATTTGTTTATTTTCCAAAAGAAATACAAGATCTAAAAAAGAAGATAACTAAAGAAGTGAGAAAAAGTGATCCTCTATTCTCTATTGAAAGTTTCTTTGGAGGAGTTCAAAATAAACTTTATGCAATACATTTTGCAGATACAAAGAATCAGGTCAATGCCTTTTCCGATTTAGAGCTTTCAAGCAATTTATTGGAAAAATATGAAAAAGTCGTTGATATTGAAACAGTGTCCTTGTCTATGACTTCATATAGAATAGAAGAAGGTGTTCAAATTGCAACCGTAATTGCATATTTATTACTTAGAAAATTTGAAAACAATAAGATAAAAACCAAAAAAGAATTTTTGAAAATACAACTTGAAAAAAGTGAACACTGCAAAACACAAGCGGTCTGTGGTCCATCTATTTTAAAATGTAAAAAATGTGGAGGTAATTTATCTCTCTTAGAAGGTAAAATTTGTAAATTTTGTGGAAATGAACTGGATATGAGAGAACACGACTGGATAATTACAAAATACGATAGCATGGATAAATGGAAAAATCATCAGTAA
- a CDS encoding LpxI family protein, giving the protein MKIEKVGLIAGNGKLPELFLNQCLLQGVEIFSVYLFDSVEESVKNHKNSVKYSVAQVGKIISYFKKSGVSHLVMLGKVEKNLIFSNLKFDLTATKILLSTKNKKDKNILKAIIDFIESENIQVLPQNYLMDEYIAGNEIYTKVSPSKDEEKTIKIGIEAARMLTDIDAGQTVVVKDESVIALEGVEGTDKAILRGGELAGKNCIVVKMARRNQDYRIDMPTIGLETIKKIAEINGRGIVIESDKMLFIDKEEVIKFANKNKIFIKGIKF; this is encoded by the coding sequence ATGAAAATAGAAAAAGTGGGTTTAATTGCCGGAAATGGAAAACTTCCTGAATTATTTTTAAATCAATGCCTTTTACAAGGAGTTGAGATATTTTCAGTTTATTTATTTGATAGTGTGGAAGAAAGTGTAAAAAATCATAAAAATTCTGTAAAATACAGTGTAGCCCAAGTTGGGAAAATAATTTCATATTTTAAGAAAAGTGGAGTGTCTCATTTAGTAATGCTTGGAAAAGTTGAAAAGAATCTTATTTTTTCCAATTTAAAATTTGATTTGACAGCAACCAAAATATTACTTTCCACAAAAAATAAAAAAGACAAAAATATCTTAAAGGCGATAATTGATTTTATCGAATCAGAAAATATCCAAGTTTTACCGCAAAATTATCTAATGGACGAATATATTGCAGGAAATGAAATTTATACAAAAGTTTCGCCAAGCAAGGATGAAGAAAAAACAATCAAAATTGGAATCGAAGCTGCAAGAATGCTAACCGATATTGACGCAGGACAGACTGTTGTCGTAAAAGATGAATCGGTTATCGCGCTGGAAGGTGTGGAGGGAACAGACAAGGCAATTTTACGTGGTGGAGAGCTTGCAGGGAAAAACTGCATTGTGGTAAAAATGGCAAGGCGTAATCAGGATTATCGGATAGATATGCCAACAATTGGACTTGAAACAATAAAAAAAATAGCAGAAATTAATGGACGTGGAATTGTTATAGAATCCGATAAAATGCTATTTATTGATAAAGAGGAAGTTATAAAATTTGCAAATAAAAATAAAATTTTTATAAAAGGAATAAAATTTTAG
- the fabZ gene encoding 3-hydroxyacyl-ACP dehydratase FabZ, protein METVMNIEDIMKILPHRYPFLLVDRVIEKNGTDSLVAIKNITMNEEFFQGHFPGKPVMPGVLQIEALAQAVGLLMLEPGKIPLFMSIDKCKFRRAVVPGDQLRLEVEKIKVKSNVIVARGKCIVDGTVVSEADLKFSVQDL, encoded by the coding sequence ATGGAAACAGTTATGAACATAGAAGATATTATGAAAATATTGCCACACAGATACCCATTTTTATTAGTAGACAGAGTTATTGAAAAAAATGGGACTGATTCTTTGGTTGCAATAAAAAATATAACAATGAACGAGGAATTTTTTCAAGGACATTTTCCAGGAAAACCAGTAATGCCAGGAGTTTTACAAATAGAAGCATTGGCACAAGCTGTAGGGCTATTAATGCTAGAGCCAGGAAAAATACCTTTATTTATGTCAATTGACAAATGTAAATTTAGAAGAGCCGTAGTTCCAGGTGATCAGTTAAGATTGGAAGTAGAAAAAATAAAAGTTAAAAGCAATGTAATCGTTGCCCGTGGAAAATGTATAGTGGACGGTACAGTTGTAAGTGAAGCTGATTTGAAGTTTTCAGTACAGGATTTATAA
- the gltX gene encoding glutamate--tRNA ligase has translation MSNSDNERVRVRIAPSPTGDPHVGTAYIGLFNYAFAKHNGGDFILRIEDTDRTRFSGDSEQQIFDAMKWLGLNYDEGPDVGGEAGPYRQSERFSIYKDYAEQLVEKGEAYYCFCTAERLQKLRERQAAMKQAPGYDGHCRNLSKEEVEAKLAAGEPYVIRLKMPYEGETIVNDGLRGEIRFENSKIDDQVLLKSDGFPTYHLANIVDDHLMGVTHVIRAEEWISSTPKHIQLYKAFGWDEPKWYHMPLLRNADKTKISKRKNPVSLNYYREEGYLKEGLLNFLALMGWSFGENKEIFTIDEMIQNFSFDKISLGGPVFDLVKLGWVNNHHMRLKDLDELTKLAIPYFVQAGYYENEKLSDEEFEKLKRIVEITREGSQTLKELPVNAAIYFEDKFELPVIEEGMNKKERKSIERLTSSLETETGKKSIQMFIEKINKLNEEISEDEAKQILHELQDEIGEGPAAVLMPLRAVITGKARGADLYTVIAVIGKERTLARINNILNK, from the coding sequence ATGTCAAACAGTGATAATGAAAGAGTAAGAGTTAGAATAGCACCGTCTCCAACTGGAGATCCGCACGTAGGAACTGCCTACATTGGACTATTTAATTATGCGTTTGCAAAACATAATGGCGGAGATTTTATTTTAAGAATAGAAGATACGGATAGAACGAGATTTTCAGGAGATTCAGAACAGCAAATTTTTGATGCGATGAAATGGCTTGGGCTAAATTATGATGAGGGTCCAGATGTTGGGGGAGAAGCAGGGCCTTATAGACAGTCGGAAAGATTTTCGATTTATAAGGATTATGCTGAACAATTGGTGGAAAAAGGGGAAGCGTACTACTGTTTTTGTACTGCTGAAAGATTGCAGAAATTAAGAGAAAGACAGGCGGCTATGAAACAGGCACCGGGATACGACGGTCATTGCAGAAACTTGTCAAAAGAAGAAGTGGAAGCAAAATTAGCGGCTGGAGAGCCTTATGTTATTAGACTTAAAATGCCTTACGAAGGTGAAACTATTGTAAATGATGGATTAAGAGGAGAAATTAGATTTGAAAACAGTAAAATTGACGATCAGGTGCTACTAAAATCTGATGGATTTCCAACTTATCATTTAGCAAATATTGTAGATGATCATTTGATGGGGGTAACTCACGTTATAAGGGCAGAAGAGTGGATTTCTTCTACACCTAAGCATATTCAATTGTACAAAGCATTTGGTTGGGATGAACCAAAATGGTATCATATGCCACTTTTGAGAAATGCGGATAAGACTAAAATTTCTAAGAGAAAAAATCCAGTTTCGTTGAATTATTATAGAGAAGAAGGTTATTTGAAAGAAGGACTTCTAAACTTCCTTGCACTTATGGGATGGAGCTTTGGAGAAAATAAGGAAATTTTTACTATTGATGAAATGATACAAAATTTCTCATTTGATAAAATTTCTCTTGGAGGGCCTGTATTTGATCTAGTTAAATTAGGATGGGTAAACAATCATCACATGAGATTAAAGGATCTGGATGAATTAACAAAATTAGCAATTCCGTATTTTGTGCAAGCTGGTTATTATGAAAATGAAAAATTGTCAGATGAAGAATTTGAAAAATTAAAAAGAATTGTGGAAATTACAAGGGAAGGTTCTCAAACACTAAAGGAATTGCCGGTAAATGCTGCGATTTACTTTGAAGATAAATTTGAATTGCCAGTAATTGAGGAAGGAATGAACAAAAAGGAAAGAAAATCAATTGAAAGATTAACTTCATCACTTGAAACTGAAACTGGTAAAAAATCTATCCAAATGTTTATCGAAAAAATCAATAAATTAAACGAAGAAATTTCAGAAGATGAAGCAAAACAAATTTTGCACGAATTGCAAGATGAAATTGGAGAAGGTCCAGCGGCAGTATTAATGCCACTTAGAGCGGTTATTACAGGAAAAGCCAGAGGAGCGGATTTATACACAGTAATTGCAGTTATTGGGAAAGAAAGAACGTTGGCTAGAATAAATAATATTTTGAATAAATAA
- the lpxC gene encoding UDP-3-O-acyl-N-acetylglucosamine deacetylase, whose protein sequence is MKRKTIKNTVEISGIGLHKGEEIKLALKSNGQESDEQGIIFKRVDVADKNNIVKVDYRNLFDLERGTNIRNEDDVKVHTIEHFLSALSVTGITDILVEISGNELPILDGSSAGFVEKLLEAEIVELESEIEPVVIKEPVIFSDEKAGKYVMALPYDNFKISYTIDFNHSFLKSQYFEIEVNLENYMENIARCRTFAFDYEIEFLKKNNLALGGSLENAVVVGADGPLNPEGLRYPDEFVRHKILDIVGDLYVLGRPLQAHIIAIKAGHYVNSRLTEMIAKKYF, encoded by the coding sequence ATGAAGAGAAAAACTATTAAAAATACGGTAGAAATATCAGGAATTGGACTTCACAAAGGTGAAGAGATAAAATTGGCTTTGAAATCAAATGGTCAGGAGAGCGATGAACAGGGGATTATTTTTAAAAGAGTTGATGTGGCTGATAAAAATAATATTGTGAAAGTTGACTATAGAAATTTGTTTGACTTGGAAAGAGGAACTAACATCAGGAATGAAGATGATGTAAAAGTTCATACGATTGAGCATTTTTTATCGGCACTTTCAGTTACTGGAATAACTGATATTCTAGTTGAAATTTCAGGAAATGAGTTGCCTATTCTGGACGGAAGTTCAGCTGGATTTGTTGAAAAATTATTAGAAGCTGAAATTGTGGAGCTGGAAAGTGAAATAGAGCCTGTTGTAATTAAAGAACCTGTCATATTTTCTGATGAGAAGGCTGGGAAATATGTGATGGCATTGCCTTACGACAATTTTAAAATATCTTATACGATTGACTTTAATCATAGCTTCTTAAAATCACAATATTTTGAAATTGAAGTAAATCTGGAAAATTACATGGAAAATATTGCAAGATGCAGAACATTTGCTTTTGACTATGAAATTGAGTTTTTGAAAAAAAATAATCTCGCTCTGGGAGGAAGTTTGGAAAATGCTGTTGTAGTTGGAGCAGATGGACCTTTGAACCCTGAGGGATTAAGATATCCTGATGAGTTTGTGCGGCATAAAATCTTGGATATAGTTGGAGATTTGTATGTTCTAGGAAGACCGTTACAAGCTCATATTATCGCAATAAAAGCGGGACATTATGTAAATTCGAGATTAACCGAAATGATTGCAAAAAAATATTTTTAA
- the lpxA gene encoding acyl-ACP--UDP-N-acetylglucosamine O-acyltransferase, whose translation MALDIHPTAIVDPNAKLGENVKVGPYSIIGPEVTIGNGTIVESHVVIEGETIIGENNYIFSFASIGKDPQDLKFAGEKTRVVIGNNNKIREFVTIHRGTTDKYETRIGNNTLVMAYVHIAHDCIIGDNCVLANAATFAGHVEVEDYAVVGGLTAVHQFTRVGRHAMIGGCSAVNQDVVPYMLSEGNKARAVYINIVGLQRRGFSQEQIKRLRELYKIIFKKKLKLEEALQTVERDYGQYEEAQNLVNFIRKSKRGITR comes from the coding sequence ATGGCTTTAGATATACATCCAACGGCAATTGTTGACCCAAATGCTAAACTTGGAGAGAATGTTAAGGTAGGACCTTACTCGATTATAGGTCCAGAAGTGACAATTGGAAATGGAACTATTGTAGAATCGCACGTTGTAATTGAAGGCGAGACGATTATTGGAGAAAATAACTATATTTTTTCTTTTGCGTCAATTGGAAAAGATCCGCAGGATTTAAAATTTGCAGGGGAAAAAACAAGAGTTGTTATTGGAAATAATAATAAAATTCGTGAATTTGTTACAATTCATCGTGGAACTACTGATAAATATGAAACAAGAATTGGGAATAATACGCTTGTAATGGCATATGTCCATATTGCCCATGACTGTATAATTGGAGATAACTGTGTACTTGCCAATGCTGCGACTTTTGCAGGTCATGTGGAAGTGGAAGATTATGCCGTAGTAGGTGGACTTACTGCTGTGCATCAGTTTACAAGGGTTGGAAGACACGCTATGATTGGTGGATGTTCTGCTGTAAATCAAGATGTTGTTCCATATATGCTTTCAGAAGGGAATAAGGCAAGAGCTGTTTACATCAACATTGTAGGACTTCAGCGAAGAGGATTCTCACAGGAACAGATAAAACGGCTAAGAGAACTGTATAAAATCATATTCAAGAAAAAATTAAAACTGGAAGAAGCGCTTCAGACTGTTGAACGGGATTATGGACAATATGAAGAAGCACAAAATCTTGTAAATTTTATACGAAAAAGTAAAAGAGGTATTACAAGATAA
- a CDS encoding GyrI-like domain-containing protein, whose protein sequence is MNYEIIQMNKKTFIGFKTRIKDDKTMPEKIRNLWKKLYSENGIHCINNRINNNSIGMYYNYNNKNGFEYDFFAGCETNNIIEKIPENMVKIDIPEGKYAKFIIFGNPERAVSEFWINFWEKFEKESSEIRNYTYDFEEYIDGDDYENMEIHIYIGIK, encoded by the coding sequence ATGAATTATGAAATTATACAAATGAACAAAAAAACTTTCATTGGATTTAAAACTCGAATAAAAGATGATAAAACAATGCCTGAAAAAATTAGAAACTTATGGAAAAAATTATATTCTGAAAATGGAATACACTGTATTAATAATCGAATTAACAATAATTCCATTGGAATGTATTATAATTACAATAATAAAAATGGATTTGAATATGATTTTTTTGCTGGGTGTGAAACAAATAATATTATTGAAAAAATTCCTGAAAATATGGTAAAAATAGACATACCTGAAGGAAAATATGCAAAATTTATTATTTTTGGAAATCCTGAAAGAGCAGTTAGTGAATTTTGGATTAATTTCTGGGAAAAATTTGAAAAAGAAAGTTCTGAGATAAGAAATTATACTTATGATTTTGAGGAATATATTGATGGTGATGATTATGAAAATATGGAAATTCATATTTATATTGGAATAAAATAA
- a CDS encoding lipid-A-disaccharide synthase: protein MKNNKSLSKMKTKKIFISCGEMSGDLHASYIVEEMRKKNKNTEFFGVVGDKSIKVGVKAINHIKNNDIMGFVEALKKYRYFTKKAGEYLEFIRKNGIETVIFVDFGGFNLKFFELLKKKIQEKELQDLKMIYYIPPKVWAWGKKRIEKLKKFDDVIVIFPFEKEYYDNGLKKDESKGLKVEYFGNPFVDKYEFSDELGEKILLLPGSRRQEIEKFLPVIIELIKNERVKNEKFLMKLASKEHLKYIESFEKEHKINVSKIPNLEITFDEIKKIRKDCKFAIATSGTVTFEISLMGLPVIVVYKTSRINAFIARNIVKIKYITLTNLNANKEIFKELLQEDFSVEKLLEEIEIMEKNKEKIVLELKNERKKLGNSGVLEKIVNYLLKDK from the coding sequence ATGAAAAATAATAAAAGTTTATCAAAAATGAAAACTAAAAAAATCTTTATTTCCTGCGGAGAAATGTCAGGCGACCTGCACGCATCATATATAGTTGAAGAAATGAGAAAAAAGAACAAAAATACAGAATTTTTTGGTGTGGTGGGAGACAAGTCCATAAAGGTAGGAGTAAAGGCAATAAATCATATAAAAAATAATGATATTATGGGATTTGTGGAAGCATTGAAAAAATATCGATATTTCACAAAAAAGGCTGGGGAATATTTAGAATTTATTAGAAAAAATGGGATAGAAACTGTCATTTTTGTTGATTTTGGAGGTTTTAATCTAAAATTTTTTGAATTGCTGAAGAAAAAAATTCAGGAAAAGGAATTGCAAGATTTAAAAATGATTTATTATATCCCGCCTAAAGTCTGGGCTTGGGGAAAAAAGCGGATTGAAAAATTAAAAAAATTTGATGATGTTATCGTGATTTTTCCATTTGAAAAAGAATATTATGATAATGGATTAAAAAAAGATGAGTCAAAAGGATTAAAAGTAGAATATTTTGGGAATCCGTTTGTTGATAAATATGAATTTTCGGATGAACTTGGAGAAAAAATATTACTGCTTCCAGGAAGCAGACGACAGGAAATTGAAAAATTTTTGCCAGTAATTATAGAATTAATTAAAAATGAAAGAGTTAAAAATGAGAAATTTTTGATGAAACTGGCAAGCAAAGAACATTTAAAATATATAGAAAGTTTTGAAAAGGAACATAAAATTAATGTTTCTAAAATTCCTAATCTAGAAATAACTTTCGATGAAATAAAAAAAATTCGGAAAGACTGTAAATTTGCAATCGCAACTTCTGGAACAGTTACATTTGAAATTTCCCTAATGGGACTTCCAGTAATTGTAGTTTACAAAACGTCCAGAATTAATGCCTTTATAGCACGAAACATAGTAAAGATAAAATACATAACTCTTACTAATTTAAATGCGAATAAAGAAATTTTTAAGGAACTTCTGCAGGAGGATTTTTCGGTGGAAAAATTACTTGAAGAAATTGAAATTATGGAAAAAAATAAGGAAAAAATTGTTTTGGAATTAAAAAATGAAAGAAAAAAATTGGGTAATTCTGGGGTTTTAGAAAAAATTGTTAATTATTTATTAAAGGATAAATAA